The following proteins come from a genomic window of Eubalaena glacialis isolate mEubGla1 chromosome X, mEubGla1.1.hap2.+ XY, whole genome shotgun sequence:
- the LOC133082462 gene encoding histone H2A-Bbd type 2/3-like, with translation MPGKRGRGGSPGRRSRTARAERSCSVSHMERLLREGHYAQRLSSSAPVSLVAIIQYLTARVLEPAGHEAQNSGRRRLTPELVDVAARNNALLSGFFSTSTISQVAPAQH, from the coding sequence ATGCCGGGGAAGAGGGGCCGTGGAGGGTCACCCGGTCGCCGCTCCCGCACCGCCCGAGCCGAGCGGTCCTGCTCCGTGAGCCACATGGAGCGCCTCCTGCGGGAGGGCCACTACGCCCAGCGCCTGAGCTCGTCCGCACCCGTCTCCCTAGTGGCCATCATCCAGTACCTGACGGCCAGGGTCCTGGAGCCGGCGGGCCATGAGGCCCAGAACAGCGGCAGGAGGCGCCTCACTCCGGAGCTGGTGGACGTGGCGGCCCGCAACAACGCGCTGCTCAGCGGCTTCTTCAGCACCAGCACCATCTCCCAGGTGGCCCCGGCCCAGCACTAG